One window from the genome of Blastocatellia bacterium encodes:
- a CDS encoding NADH-quinone oxidoreductase subunit M has translation MPNILSIVTWLPVVGAIVLLFFNRENKRGIRLFANLWAVVCFLPSLWLLRYDRQMGGIQFIEDYNWIPQIGARYQMGVDGIAIMLVILAALTGVIAIYCSWDYIQERVKEYYVVMLLLQTGIIGVFVSMDLFLFYVFWEVMLVPMYFVIGVWGSENRLYAAIKFFLYTLLGSVVMLLAILKLYFIFPEYMTGSQANQVREAVTRAAEMIAGSNGPMLEMMRHGIDLAANGRGTFNIMALQALGTARLDGQSIIPLGLQIWLFLGFFISFAIKVPMFPFHTWLPDAHTEAPTAGSVVLAGILLKLGTYGFVRFNLPMFPDATKHPSILMAMVWLSIIGIVYGALVAMAQKDWKRLVAYSSVSHMGMIMLGIFALNENGLNGAVLQMINHGISTGALFLLVGVVYERRHTRMISDYGGLSHVMPGFAAVFMIMTMSSIGLPMLNGFIGEFLILRGVFEANKIWAAFAASGIVLGAAYMLWLYQRTMYGPVTNEKNKNLPDLYAREWAYFMPLIILAFWIGIYPKPFLSYFGKPVQTIVQQVQPGYAASSLPVQAQK, from the coding sequence ATGCCAAACATTCTCAGCATCGTGACCTGGTTACCGGTCGTAGGAGCTATCGTCCTGCTGTTTTTTAACCGCGAGAACAAACGCGGGATTCGCTTATTTGCCAATCTCTGGGCAGTCGTATGCTTCCTGCCTTCGCTCTGGTTGCTGCGGTACGACCGTCAGATGGGCGGCATTCAGTTCATCGAGGATTACAACTGGATTCCACAAATCGGCGCGCGTTACCAAATGGGCGTGGACGGCATCGCCATTATGCTGGTGATACTGGCGGCGCTGACCGGCGTGATCGCCATCTACTGTTCGTGGGACTACATTCAGGAGCGAGTCAAAGAATACTACGTGGTCATGCTGCTGCTGCAAACGGGCATCATCGGCGTGTTCGTTTCGATGGATTTGTTTCTGTTTTACGTCTTCTGGGAAGTGATGCTCGTGCCGATGTACTTCGTCATCGGCGTGTGGGGCAGTGAGAACCGGTTGTACGCGGCGATCAAATTCTTCCTCTACACGCTGCTGGGATCGGTTGTCATGTTGCTGGCCATTTTGAAGCTCTACTTCATCTTCCCGGAATACATGACCGGCTCGCAAGCCAACCAAGTGCGCGAGGCAGTGACGCGGGCAGCAGAGATGATCGCCGGCTCCAACGGCCCGATGCTCGAAATGATGCGTCACGGCATTGATCTGGCAGCCAACGGTCGTGGCACGTTTAACATCATGGCGCTGCAAGCGCTGGGGACGGCGCGACTGGACGGCCAGAGCATCATCCCGCTCGGCTTGCAAATCTGGTTATTCCTCGGCTTCTTCATCAGCTTTGCCATCAAAGTGCCGATGTTCCCGTTTCACACTTGGCTACCTGACGCGCATACGGAAGCGCCGACGGCTGGATCGGTCGTGCTGGCTGGAATTTTGCTGAAACTGGGAACCTACGGATTCGTTCGCTTCAACCTGCCGATGTTTCCTGATGCCACCAAACACCCGTCCATCCTCATGGCGATGGTTTGGCTGTCTATCATCGGTATCGTCTACGGCGCGTTGGTGGCGATGGCGCAAAAGGATTGGAAGCGGCTGGTCGCCTATTCATCGGTCAGTCACATGGGCATGATCATGCTGGGCATCTTTGCGCTCAACGAAAATGGCTTGAACGGCGCAGTCTTGCAGATGATCAATCATGGCATCTCGACCGGGGCATTGTTCTTGCTCGTCGGCGTCGTTTACGAGCGGCGGCACACACGCATGATCAGCGATTATGGCGGTCTGAGCCACGTGATGCCGGGCTTTGCTGCTGTCTTCATGATCATGACGATGTCTTCGATTGGCTTGCCGATGCTCAATGGGTTCATCGGCGAATTCCTGATCCTGCGCGGCGTCTTTGAAGCTAACAAGATTTGGGCAGCATTTGCTGCTTCTGGCATCGTGCTCGGCGCGGCTTATATGCTCTGGTTGTATCAACGAACGATGTATGGGCCGGTCACTAACGAGAAGAATAAGAATTTGCCCGATCTGTATGCGCGTGAATGGGCCTATTTCATGCCGCTGATTATCCTCGCGTTCTGGATCGGGATTTATCCCAAGCCGTTTTTGAGCTACTTCGGCAAACCGGTGCAAACGATTGTGCAACAGGTTCAGCCCGGTTATGCCGCAAGCAGTCTGCCGGTGCAGGCTCAAAAATGA